The DNA window AtggaacattatttaaataaaatttgcaacGTTGTTTGAAGGCTGCACTTCGCAGAATAAAAAGAAGTTACGTTTTTATGAATCTCACCCTGTAATATGGAAGATCCGTTTCAGAAATCCAGCTGCACTCGGTGTCACAGTTACAGTTGCTTTCCCactgaaacaagtgtttaaaaagttagatacaattccagtatcactaatgttttcagattaaaagagaaggaatatcatgcatccctgcataaaacttaacattatcagctgtacagctgcatttcccaaaagcgttGTATACTTCAACTTCGTCATACGTAGATTGTAGAAAGTATtgtcaccaatggtttctacaacctatttaagcttacaatgcttttgcgaTTTGCAGCCCAGATCTGAACGTTAAAGTTGTTAACGTTATCTGACCACACTGACTGCTTGAGTGAGGTGtttctgcactgttttgtgtGTCAGCTCAGACTCCAATCTCAAATCAGACATGCAAATTAACCCAGATCCAGTGTATTATTCAATCTGACAACAAATcacttaaagaaaacaatttttgtaaaagaaacaaagatcttgggcttaaagacagaaatataacgttacaaacagcttatttagttgatattgggatctgatggcaggtaggctaccaaaatcattatcacagcacaatatgagttgaacataaatgtaatgttttatggctatgctaaaaagcaaagcaaaagggTACTCACCTATTAATTCAGAAGATGAAGATGGGTGAAAAAAAATCACCCCTTAAACACATGTGGGCTCACTGTagtcttgtgttcccaaaatgcaatgcaaaaaatactgtaaagtactgttttctttcctttgagcaatcaatactgtaaaataccgTAATATTACGTCTAagtcatttaaccaaccaaaattaacagtaatgtactgcatttaaaaataacaggattatactgttgatattttgaagtaaattaacagcaatttttaagagtgtatAGATGGCATGACTAAATCAGGTGTGTAATGATTGTTGTGTAGAATAAAGATCATACTCCCCTTTGGACATCAATTGTTTCTTTAATAACGTGCAGCAAACTGTATAAACTCAAATATAAATTCAGTTGTACGAGCACGGACGGtgtatttttagttttgttcTAAACTGCACAACTATGAAAAACTTCTGTGCATTAtagtgttttttgtgattcaaaATACAaaccattaatttttattataaatgtattagttATAATTATTCAAAACAAGAACAccaaatcacatgaataagtagagaCATTAATGTGCAACATCTGTTTCATGCGAATAAAGATAAACTGAACAAAAGATATTGAGCGGGAAACTGTGTCAATATCAGCTAACAGGCCCGGCTTCTGACAGTTATGCTAGGGTGGGCATTTGGGATGGGAGAGGGGTTACAGAGACTACTAATTTATTGTCTTTAATTGGCGAAACATGGCGTAATTGTCAAGATCATAAGAcccaatataactatattttaattataactaatataatatatatatatatatatatatatatatatatatatatatatatatatatatatatatatatatatatatataaagcaatacACTTTTAGATCAATTATAattacagccttaaagcaaattacaaagagAAATTAGAGTCCCCAtgaatgcaaggatggagtgaaaggaaatatattagaTGGAGAGAGCAATAACATAAAATTAAGATCCTAAAATTTGacagatgggaactgcttaaagaattaattatataatattaaatgatgacaattatTTCTGTTTGACATAAATGTAATAAGCAatgatactgccctacaaaggcaaaaaaaAAGGTCTCTTATGATTTGTCCAGTGACAGACGAGTTTGTCTCATATGCTGAAATTCAGTGTAACcattgtgtgaaaatgcagtaacaacaaaatccacatcacaataattcaagccatttttctcCGTTTCAGTGTTAGTTAATGAGTATAGCCTTTGTGGGATAGCAAAgagtactgatatatatatatatatatatatttttttttttttttttttaccagtgaaaCTATGTGTAAAGCAATTTAGGGAACACaggaatttggatggatggatggaaagtaatgccatgtaagcaccaaaggttgttttcatggcaaaaatagagtagtttaaaaagcaatgacaaacaataaacaaaaaactatcAAAGAACTGTAAAAAGATGTGTAAGAGATGTAAGCCGCATGGAGACAGAATCTCTCATCGACAGATGTTCTCATCGGAAAACAGAAGCACATGTCCCGCAACAGTGTGGTGCGGGACAAGTTTTGATTGCTGAGGGCAGGTGCGGGCGGGATGATGTGTGCGCGGAAACGGGAGAAAGAAATGACCCGCGTGACTCCCGCAAAATATTAAtctattcaaaaaataaaatagatttatttcaGGTATTTAAGGTACAGAGTGTTATTTGTGCTCCATGCAGCGGAAAGTTCCTTAGTGCTATGATGTTAACGTGTTATTAAAGAAAagtacaaacaaaactttgaaaccaGCCAAATGTCAATCAGATATTTGGCAATGTTAGAGTGATGataaaacctgtttttttttttttttttcctcagattGGGAATTGGAATAAAAATAGCCTATGATACCAGAGCGGCACAGAACCTTACGAGAGTgggactggaaaaaaaaaaaaaaaaaatgcgtacTACCTGCCGGCTTTTGCGGGCTGGAGCAGGacgaaatataaaaaacaaaaaaaattaaaattgcgGGAGAGGGACAGAAACTCTTGGGAGCGGGTCTGAAAAATCCATCCCGCATAGACCTCTACTTTATAATTCATGTCCAGTATTTCACGAACACCTGCAGCGTGATTTTGGGAAGCTGATGTGGAGGGAGACATTTGATAAGAGAGAGCGTGTGATACATTAAAAGCAGCCACATGGTCACAGCACACTGAGAAAGCACCAGTATTCTATATGGGCATTAAAAACCTATACATTACACAAAAATATCACTTATTACCGTTCTCGCTCGCGTAACGTCTCGGACTCGGGTTTGCAGCAGCTGCTTCTTGAGTGTGTCATTGCTTTCGaccaatgacaaaaatagaaaaacactaaAGGTGTCTACCCTCTCCTCgttgggcatcacaggaactgtgcttgactggtttaattcctatctctcaggtaggtccttcaaggtagcctggagaggtgaggtatccaagccacatcagctactttctggggtacctcagggatcagtgcttgggccacttctcttctctatatacacaacatcactgggacccatcattcaagcacatggtttctcttaccactgctatgctgatgacacgcaactctacttgtctttcaagctcaacgacaccacagtgactgctcgaatttctgcctgcctggcggacatctcggcctggatgaaggagcaccaacTGCAACtaaacccagccaagactgaactccttgtctttccagccaaccctgatgttgaacacaacatcaccgcgcagctgggtgcaactacagtaacgccttccaaatcggtcagaaatctaggggtaaccatcgacaactgACTAAATTTCAAAGACcgcatctcaaagaccgcaagatcatgtagatttacactctacaatatcaggaagataagacccttcctctctgaacatgccacacaactgcttgtccattCACTTATCATAActtgactggactactgtaacgctctcattgcaggcctccctgcatgtgcaactagacccctccaaatgatccagaatgcagcagcacgtctggtctttaatcaaccaaagaaagcacatgttacaccactccttgtctctcttcactgactgccagttgatgcacgtatcaaattcaaggctctgatgctggcatacagaacagtcactgggtctgctccagcatacctaaaatcatttatgcagagctacgcgcccactagaagtctgcggtcggctaaggaacgtcgcctttttgtaccaacacaaagaggcaccaaaacactttcccggactttcagcttcatcataccacgatggtggaacgaccttcccaactccatccatgaagctgactcactctctgtcttcaaaaaaacgactaaaaacacatcttttccatgagcacttaaccagtcattaaaaaaaaaaaaaaaaattctgttgcactttattctattttgaatactattatgatgctagtgatactttgaaatacagcacttttcataccactgtctcctaagatgattcgcttatcttttcctctcttgtaagtcgctttggataaaagcatctgccaaatgaataaatgtaaatgttttaatttaatttaatttaattatatttatttatcacacattatacatttgcacatatacagtgaaattctttttttcacatatcccagctaagttagggtcagagtgcagggtcagccatgatatggcgcccctggagcagacagggtcaagggccttgctcaagggcccaactttctagtgctgttttgtgattggttgggcagTCTACAGCCCACCCTCAATGTTTGCTACACACAGCCCGCCCCCATATTACCTTTAACTAATGCACAAACTggaaatatatctatatattttattgaaaaccatgtttcccaaatgtttgattgggtgggcaagactcacgtttgggtgggctcagccaACCCCTGTCCATGCCTACAGCTGACCCTGTCAGCTAATCAAGCCTCTGAACccaacagtaaaataaaaataaataaataaataaaaataaaaatccacaaTAAAGTTTTTAATTTACGGTGCAcaatgttttttactttttgtgtccattttataaatatttatttggacattgaCCTGAAGCTAATtctcattaaataataataataataataataataataataatatctaataAATTCAAGTGAATCTGATCTTTGTTACGTCAGCGCTGTGAACTGTGAGAAGAAAAATACGTGACGTGCTTTAGGCTCCTCCTTCAGTGCTGTGTTTCTATTAGGTCCTGTAGGCATCTTTAAATATCCTCTCCAACAGCTCCAAACTTCACATTCAGTTGATAGTTGAACTTTCGTCATGTCTGGAAGAGGTAAAGGCGGTAAAGGACTCGGAAAAGGAGGCGCCAAGCGTCACCGCAAAGTGTTGCGTGATAACATCCAGGGAATCACCAAACCCGCAATCCGTCGTCTCGCTCGCCGTGGCGGTGTCAAGCGTATCTCCGGTCTGATCTACGAGGAGACTCGCGGTGTGTTGAAGGTGTTTCTAGAGAACGTTATCCGTGATGCCGTCACCTACACTGAACACGCCAAGAGAAAGACCGTCACTGCCATGGACGTTGTGTACGCGCTGAAACGACAGGGACGAACTCTGTACGGATTCGGAGGATAAACGACTTGATTGAGGAGAAATCCGACAAACCCaacggctcttttaagagccacacacAATCTCACATAAAGAGTAAATAGCTGTGTCCGAAACCgtcccctatccactatatagtttACTATATCGGGTGTCGGCCATTTTGTAGTGGTGTCCGAATTCATTCACTACGTCTCGTTCCCTATATCTGTTGACTCATTCTTGCCCACAATGCAATCTGATTTCGAGGGTCTATATGATGTACATTCTCTGATCCCTTTTTCCCATAATTCAACGCGGAGACCGCGCGCGGCAgagtgcaaaaaacaaacaaattgcaaATGGCGGACGCAAACACCGGAGGTGGCAACTTTTATATATGTAAGTAACAATTTTATTAATCAAACGCATCTGTATCAATACATAACGAAGTGAAATTATACATATTGATGGATTAATTTATGATTGGCCACTAACTccgtttaaatgcattttttgacTCGTAACTAGCAAGGGTAATTTTTACGGTCGAGATTTCACGCAGCAAATGATAATTTGTTggattgttcacatattatttatCATATGTAATTACTGTATTCGCATACACTTTagaaaataacattttctaaGATTTTCTATTGTTTTAGGGAGGGGTGAAGACGTAACGTGTCTCATAGTGAGCAGGATGGCCAATGGTCATCTCTTCTCTGGGCGCAGGAACGCAGCCCGGTTTGGATAGGAGTGAGTTTGTAGATTACTTTTCCTCAGGAATTAGTAGAGATCACTTTCATTTGATATGTCTAATTagtaatatttaaatcattacgTTATACGCATTACATAACTGTATTGATGGAGATGGGTGCTTGGTGTGGTAACCCCTGCCAAAGCTGTCAAAAAGTGGGAAAACTCGAAGAAAACCTACAACATAAATTCAtcttaataatatatacagttctgcttgtAAATTTACATCCTTTGCAGCATCTGCAAGATGTCTTTTTAATGATGTGTAAAAGTAGCTGTTTCTTTTCACAAAGAGTGGTCCGATGATCTTAACGAGGTACCGCACGGTAGATTCAGCCTCGGGTGCATCAGAGTTGAGAGGAGCATCTGAAAAGGTGAAAGTTTTCGCCTGATTTGTGGCAGGCAGGGAAGAAGCTGTGTCAGCACACCCATCAGAACCACAAAACATGGAAGCCCAGTGTAGTACCTGACCTTCACGtcatcatcttttaaaaaatccTCATCCATCTTCTTTTGAGAGAGTCTCCTGTTCTCCTCAAACAAGCAGTTAATTTCGGCACGACTGCAGCTACAAAAAAGACATTCCTGCTGTTCTGCAGTGTTGTCTTTTGAACCAGTGTCATCCATCTGTGAAGCACCATCTGGTGTTGTAGCTTCATCCATCTCC is part of the Myxocyprinus asiaticus isolate MX2 ecotype Aquarium Trade chromosome 2, UBuf_Myxa_2, whole genome shotgun sequence genome and encodes:
- the LOC127411157 gene encoding histone H4, translating into MSGRGKGGKGLGKGGAKRHRKVLRDNIQGITKPAIRRLARRGGVKRISGLIYEETRGVLKVFLENVIRDAVTYTEHAKRKTVTAMDVVYALKRQGRTLYGFGG